A single window of Rhodococcus jostii RHA1 DNA harbors:
- a CDS encoding cytochrome P450: protein MTSTQLDLPEHLITDFDVYDPSLAVPADVFQERVAALRKQGPVLYSPHHGGHWVVTRYKEALQVLQDPETFSSFPNNLLNAAQGKFLPLELDPPEHSYYRQALQPLFSPKQMKALEPEIRKIITELIDQFADRGECEFISEFAHELPTRIFLALMGWPLSDAPQFTEWTDITLQGIPGASEAESAEARAKAAGEIYEYFGKVVARVRSGEDSSESLTAQIINTPLDIDGTPRSLTDEELSRMFFLLLVAGLHTVQGALAWGLIHLSHNLEQREAIIDDPTLIPSAVEEILRIETATSSGRRATRDAEIGGVSIKAGDQLLVVMTSANRDNDEFDSPEELQIERHPNRHIGFGAGPHRCLGSHLARLELRLAMEEIHRRIPDYALVPDNPAVFHSSQVRGCEKLPITFTPPTH, encoded by the coding sequence ATGACCTCGACACAGCTCGATCTTCCCGAACATCTGATCACCGATTTCGATGTGTACGACCCGTCCCTGGCCGTGCCCGCAGACGTGTTCCAGGAGCGCGTGGCCGCGCTGCGCAAGCAAGGGCCGGTCCTCTACTCCCCGCATCACGGGGGCCATTGGGTGGTCACGCGGTACAAAGAAGCGCTTCAGGTACTCCAGGATCCGGAGACGTTCTCGAGCTTTCCGAACAATCTGCTCAATGCCGCGCAGGGCAAGTTCCTCCCGCTCGAGCTCGATCCGCCCGAACACAGCTACTACCGGCAGGCATTGCAGCCGCTGTTCAGTCCCAAGCAGATGAAGGCGCTCGAGCCCGAGATCCGGAAAATCATCACCGAGTTGATCGACCAATTCGCCGACAGAGGCGAATGCGAGTTCATCTCGGAGTTCGCACACGAGCTGCCGACTCGGATCTTCCTTGCGCTCATGGGATGGCCACTGAGCGACGCACCACAGTTCACGGAGTGGACCGACATCACGCTTCAAGGCATCCCCGGGGCGAGCGAGGCGGAATCGGCCGAGGCGCGCGCGAAGGCGGCCGGAGAGATTTACGAGTACTTCGGAAAGGTCGTCGCACGAGTTCGATCCGGTGAAGACAGTTCCGAGAGCCTTACCGCGCAGATCATCAACACCCCGCTCGACATCGACGGAACGCCTCGGTCACTCACCGACGAGGAACTGAGCCGGATGTTCTTCCTGCTGCTCGTCGCGGGACTGCACACCGTCCAGGGTGCTCTCGCCTGGGGGCTGATCCACCTGTCGCACAATCTCGAGCAGCGCGAGGCGATCATCGACGACCCGACGCTGATTCCATCGGCAGTGGAGGAGATTCTGCGGATCGAGACCGCCACGAGCAGCGGTCGTCGCGCGACCCGGGATGCCGAGATCGGTGGTGTCTCCATCAAGGCCGGCGATCAACTGTTGGTCGTCATGACGTCCGCCAACCGCGACAACGACGAGTTCGACAGCCCTGAAGAGCTACAGATCGAGCGGCACCCCAACCGACACATCGGCTTCGGCGCCGGCCCACATCGCTGCCTCGGCTCCCATCTCGCGCGGCTCGAGCTGCGACTCGCGATGGAGGAGATCCACAGGAGGATTCCCGACTACGCGCTGGTTCCGGACAACCCCGCGGTGTTCCATTCGTCCCAGGTCCGCGGATGCGAGAAGCTGCCGATCACGTTCACGCCGCCGACGCACTGA